One genomic segment of Helianthus annuus cultivar XRQ/B chromosome 14, HanXRQr2.0-SUNRISE, whole genome shotgun sequence includes these proteins:
- the LOC110909146 gene encoding glutamate receptor 3.6, which translates to MRPALFKKKMDKTLVWALVVLVVNFSGCFTEGVNNTTFPKRPDVVSIASILTFDSIIGKVAKIALEAAIEDVNADPTVLNGTELKLTLHDSKYSGFLSMMAALQVMETDAVALIGPQSSVLAHVISHVANELQVPLLSFTATDPTLSSLQYPFFVRTTHSDLYQMAAIADIVRYYEWRQVIAIYIDDDHGRNGIISLGDQLAARGCKISHKAPIKPLATKTDISNVLVQVALMESRVLVVHTYANWGLDILEVAKSLQMLDNGYVWLATNWLSTVIDISSPLPTNTVDVMQGFITLKSYTKESNRTRKFASQWRNLTAFGLSTYCLYAYDTVYMLAHALDAYFDRGGNISFSKDVKLKGIKGEILNLDSLSIFDGGNLLVQDILNVKMKGLTGDFAFTSNKDLVSPTFEVLNVIGTGVRRIGYWSNASGLSTTPPETVNMKPRQQSSSSDALLAVIWPGQIIQKPRGWVFPENGKQLKIGVPKRVSFQEFVGQSRNSDAFKGYCIDVFTAAVNLLPYAVPYKFQSYGDGVKNPSNTMLVSLINTGVYDAAVGDIAITTNRTRLADFSQPFIESGLVVVAPVRRSTSSTWAFLRPFSPLMWCVSGIFFIVVGAVVWILEHRINDEFRGPPKKQLVTVLWFSFSTLFSSHRENTLSTLGRMVLILWLFVVLIINSSYTASLTSILTVQKLYSPIKGIDSLMASKDPIGYQENSFVRNYLIAEYGIHESRLIPLSLPEDFDKALRDGPKNGGVAAVVDERAYVELFLSTRCDFSIVGQEFTKNGWGFAFPRDSPLAADMSTAILKLSESGELQRIHDKWLMRSACSSQGTKFEVDQLELTSFRGLFIICGLVCFLALIIYIGLIIRQFYKHYPMLSESSGRSVRSGPLQTFVSFVDEKEETIKARSKRKYSEGSSYRTDVDNASIQNYKCSRLDTTTSKIF; encoded by the exons ATGAGACCGGCCCTTTTTAAGAAAAAAATGGATAAGACTTTGGTTTGGGCGTTGGTGGTTTTGGTGGTTAATTTCAGTGGATGTTTCACTGAAGGAGTCAACAATACCACTTTTCCGAAACGACCAGATGTCGTATCAATTGCGTCTATCTTGACATTCGATTCCATCATCGGGAAGGTAGCAAAGATCGCTTTAGAAGCTGCAATTGAAGATGTCAATGCTGATCCAACTGTTCTTAATGGAACCGAGCTAAAACTCACCCTTCATGACTCAAAATACAGTGGATTTCTTAGCATGATGGCAG CTTTGCAAGTCATGGAGACAGATGCCGTGGCCTTAATCGGCCCACAAAGTTCGGTTTTAGCGCATGTGATTTCCCATGTGGCAAACGAGCTTCAAGTGCCGTTATTATCGTTCACAGCCACTGATCCTACGTTATCTTCACTCCAATATCCGTTTTTCGTCCGAACAACGCACAGTGATCTTTACCAAATGGCCGCCATAGCAGACATAGTCCGATACTACGAATGGCGACAAGTTATCGCAATTTACATAGACGATGATCACGGGAGAAACGGAATAATTTCGTTAGGAGATCAATTAGCCGCTAGAGGATGTAAGATTTCCCATAAAGCGCCTATTAAACCACTAGCCACGAAAACAGATATTAGTAATGTTTTAGTTCAAGTTGCTTTAATGGAGTCTAGAGTTCTTGTTGTCCATACTTATGCTAATTGGGGATTAGATATACTCGAAGTGGCTAAAAGTCTTCAAATGTTGGATAACGGGTATGTTTGGCTTGCGACAAATTGGCTTTCGACGGTTATCGACATTAGTTCTCCACTCCCCACTAATACGGTTGATGTTATGCAAGGGTTTATTACGTTAAAATCATACACAAAAGAATCAAACCGCACAAGAAAGTTTGCGTCTCAGTGGCGAAACTTAACTGCGTTTGGATTAAGTACTTATTGTTTATATGCATACGATACTGTTTATATGCTTGCTCATGCACTTGATGCTTATTTTGATCGTGGTGGAAACATTTCGTTCTCGAAAGACGTTAAGTTAAAAGGAATAAAAGGAGAAATCTTGAATCTTGATTCTTTAAGTATCTTCGATGGAGGAAATTTATTGGTTCAAGACATCTTAAACGTTAAAATGAAAGGCTTAACGGGGGATTTCGCGTTTACGTCTAATAAAGACCTGGTTTCCCCCACGTTTGAAGTTCTAAATGTGATCGGCACAGGTGTTAGGAGAATCGGGTATTGGTCAAACGCTTCGGGTTTGTCAACTACTCCTCCGGAAACAGTCAACATGAAGCCACGTCAGCAATCAAGTTCTTCTGACGCATTACTCGCCGTGATTTGGCCTGGTCAAATAATTCAAAAACCGCGTGGATGGGTTTTCCCGGAGAACGGAAAGCAGTTAAAAATCGGTGTTCCGAAGAGAGTCAGTTTTCAAGAATTTGTCGGACAATCAAGGAACAGTGATGCGTTTAAGGGATACTGTATCGATGTTTTTACGGCTGccgtaaacttacttccgtatgCCGTTCCTTATAAGTTTCAATCGTACGGAGACGGTGTCAAGAACCCTAGCAACACCATGCTTGTGAGCTTGATAAACACTGGA GTTTATGATGCTGCAGTGGGAGATATTGCTATAACTACTAATCGGACACGATTAGCAGATTTTTCGCAACCGTTTATTGAATCTGGGCTGGTTGTAGTGGCACCGGTTCGGAGGTCAACCTCTAGTACGTGGGCTTTTCTTAGACCGTTTTCTCCTTTAATGTGGTGTGTTTCGGGAATCTTTTTCATAGTTGTGGGAGCTGTTGTTTGGATTCTAGAACATCGTATAAACGATGAGTTCCGTGGTCCTCCCAAAAAACAGCTTGTTACGGTTCTATG GTTTAGCTTTTCAACTTTGTTTTCCTCCCACA GAGAGAACACGCTGAGCACTCTCGGTCGTATGGTTTTAATCTTATGGTTATTTGTGGTTCTGATAATAAACTCAAGCTACACTGCTAGTTTGACCTCAATCTTGACCGTTCAAAAACTTTATTCGCCTATTAAAGGAATCGATAGTTTAATGGCAAGCAAGGATCCCATTGGGTACCAAGAAAATTCATTTGTCCGTAATTATCTTATAGCCGAATACGGCATTCATGAATCTCGGTTAATTCCGCTTTCATTGCCCGAAGACTTCGACAAAGCGTTGAGAGACGGTCCCAAAAACGGCGGTGTTGCTGCCGTTGTCGATGAACGTGCGTATGTCGAACTCTTTCTTTCAACCCGTTGTGATTTCAGCATTGTCGGTCAAGAGTTTACCAAAAATGGATGGGGATTT GCCTTTCCACGGGACTCTCCGTTAGCAGCCGATATGTCAACGGCTATTTTAAAACTATCGGAAAGCGGTGAGCTACAAAGGATACATGACAAATGGTTGATGAGAAGCGCGTGCAGCTCCCAAGGAACGAAATTCGAAGTAGACCAACTTGAATTAACAAGCTTTCGAGGCCTATTCATAATATGCGGATTAGTTTGTTTTCTTGCTCTTATCATATACATTGGATTAATTATAAGGCAATTTTACAAACATTATCCGATGCTTTCTGAGTCGAGCGGGAGAAGTGTTCGGTCGGGACCTCTTCAGACGTTCGTTTCATTCGTTGATGAAAAAGAAGAGACGATAAAAGCCCGTTCAAAGAGAAAATATTCAGAAGGAAGTTCATACCGGACAGATGTAGATAATGCGTCAATTCAGAACTATAAATGCAGCAG acttgacacaaccacttctaagatcttctaa
- the LOC110909145 gene encoding exosome complex exonuclease RRP44 homolog A has product MLQSKSFVRKTKQGKVVKVVREHYLRDDIYCGASFCKVCDTKGARFTSPECTILVLDTNVVLNQIDLLENSAIDDVVVLSVVLDEVKNKNLAVYNRLRALCSNTLRRFFVFSNEHHKDTYVKAMAGESPNDRNDRAIRVAAQWYQNHLGGPTRILMVTNDRENKRKATEEGISADTVESYVKSLGQPALLDLLVQPNSSEDMEIEDLRPSKKKAIYTEHKPMSEITSGIRCGIYHQGKLRVNRYNPFEAYVGSESIGDEIIISGRGNMNRAFDGDVVAVELLPQDQWQNEASLHIAEEDDEEDDGVHLAPSSADVVPRVTNPAQGSSENANNPPSRPSGRVVGIIKRNWHAYCGSLEPMPMPAGNAGIAHALFVSKDRRFPKIRIQTRQLGNLLDKRIIVAVDTWDCQSRYPSGHYVRTIGDIGDRETETEVVLIENDIDARPFSSQVLACLPPLPWSVSSEDLSNPIRQDLRHLRIFSVDPPGCKDIDDALHCTPLPNGNFEVGVHIADVTNFVHPGTPLDSEATQRGTSTYLVERRIDMLPKPLTEDICSLRADVERLAFSVIWEMTPEAHVISTRYTKSVIKSCAALSYVEAQARMDDSRLMDPVTADLRNMNALAKIMRQRRIERGAITLASAEVKFQVDTETHDPLDIGMYQIREANQMVEEFMLAANVSVAEQILKKFPQCSLLRRHPSPTKEMLEPLLRTAAAVGLDLDVSSSKALADSLDRAVGDDPYFNKLIRILATRCMTQAVYFCSGDLSPPEFHHYGLAAPLYTHFTSPIRRYADVIVHRLLAASLDIYKLPPIFQDRPQLTSIADNLNYRHRNAQMASRSSIELHTIIFFRKRPTDTEARIVKIRANGFIVFVPKYGIEGPVHLTMRGAKGGGEWVVDEQQQMIKKVDGSISYGVLQPVKIHMEVVEPQPNRPKLQLTLI; this is encoded by the exons ATGTTACAAAGCAAATCATTCGTTCGAAAGACGAAACAGGGCAAAGTTGTTAAA GTGGTCAGAGAACATTATCTTAGAGATGATATATACTGTGGAGCTTCGTTTTGCAAAGTTTGTGATACGAAAGGCGCTCGCTTTACCTCCCCTGAATGTACAATCCTTGTTCTTGATACTAATGTTGTTCTGAATCAG ATCGATTTACTCGAGAATTCAGCAATTGATGATGTGGTGGTGCTTTCTGTGGTGTTGGATGAGGTCAAGAACAAGAATCTTGCAGTTTACAACCGACTCAGGGCCTTATGTAGCAATACTTTAAGAAGATTCTTTGTTTTTTCCAACGAACACCACAA GGACACATATGTGAAGGCTATGGCAGGCGAGAGTCCAAACGATCGCAATGACAGAG CTATTAGAGTTGCAGCCCAGTGGTACCAGAACCATCTTGGTGGTCCCACAAGAATCTTGATGGTCACAAATGATAGGGAAAATAAAAGAAAGGCCACTGAAGAGGGAATATCTGCAGATACAG TGGAGTCATACGTGAAATCACTTGGTCAACCAGCCCTTCTTGATCTGCTTGTTCAACCTAACTCATCCGAGGATATGGAAATCGAAGATTTGAGGCCTTCAAAGAAGAAAGCTATATATACTGAG CATAAGCCCATGTCAGAGATCACATCTGGAATACGATGTGGAATATACCATCAAGGCAAACTTCGTGTTAACCGTTATAATCCTTTCGAAGCATATGTTGGAAGCGAGAGTATCGGTGATGAAATAATAATATCCGGGCGTGGAAATATGAATAGAGCTTTTGATGGCGACGTAGTTGCGGTTGAACTTTTGCCTCAAGATCAATGGCAAAATGAAGCGTCTCTTCACATAGCTGAAGAAG atgatgaagaagatgatggtgtCCACCTGGCACCGAGCAGCGCTGATGTGGTTCCAAGAGTCACCAATCCCGCACAAGGATCTTCTGAGAATGCGAATAATCCTCCTTCTCGTCCTTCTGGGCGCGTTGTTGGCATTATAAAGAGGAACTGGCATGC TTATTGTGGATCTTTGGAGCCAATGCCTATGCCAGCTGGAAACGCTGGTATAGCTCATGCTTTATTTGTCTCTAAGGATCGAAGATTTCCCAAGATACGAATCCAAACTCGCCAGCTCGGGAATCTTCTCGATAAAAGAATTATCGTTGCTGTTGACACTTGGGATTGCCAATCTAGATACCCTTCCGGTCATTATGTTCGCACAATAGGAGATATCGGAGACCGTGAAACTGAAACAGAG GTTGTGCTTATAGAAAATGATATTGATGCAAGACCATTTTCTTCACAAGTCTTGGCATGCCTGCCCCCCTTACCTTGGTCGGTTTCGTCAGAAGATTTGTCAAATCCTATAAGACAGGACTTGCGTCATTTACGCATATTTAGTGTGGACCCGCCAG GGTGCAAGGATATTGATGATGCATTGCACTGTACCCCACTTCCTAACGGGAACTTTGAAGTTGGAGTTC ATATTGCTGATGTCACAAATTTTGTTCACCCTGGGACACCCCTTGATAGTGAAGCTACACAAAGAGGAACTTCTACCTACCTTGTTGAACGTCGTATTGACATGCTTCCTAAACCTCTTACGGAAG ATATATGTTCTCTTCGGGCTGATGTGGAGAGACTTGCCTTTTCTGTTATTTGG gaAATGACTCCTGAAGCACATGTTATATCTACCAGATATACGAAGAGTGTGATCAAGTCATGTGCCGCTTTGTCTTATGTTGAAGCTCAAGCAAGGATGGATGATAG CCGCCTGATGGATCCAGTAACTGCGGATTTACGAAATATGAATGCTTTAGCAAAG ATAATGAGGCAAAGGCGTATAGAAAGAGGGGCCATAACTCTTGCTTCGGCAGAAGTCAAATTCCAAGTTGACACTGAGACTCATGATCCTCTTGATATTG GCATGTATCAAATCCGAGAAGCAAACCAAATGGTTGAAGAGTTTATGCTTGCAGCTAATGTTTCAGTTGCTGAACAAATTCTTAAGAAGTTCCCTCAGTGTTCATTATTAAG GCGGCATCCTAGTCCAACCAAAGAAATGCTTGAACCTTTGTTACGcactgctgctgctgttggtctTGATTTAGATGTGTCATCATCGAAAGCACTTGCTGACTCGCTTGACCGTGCTGTG GGTGATGATCCATACTTTAACAAGTTGATCCGTATTCTAGCAACAAGATGCATGACACAG GCTGTTTACTTCTGTAGTGGCGATCTTAGCCCTCCAGAGTTTCACCATTATGGGCTTGCTGCACCTCTGTATACACATTTTACCTCACCAATTAGAAGATACGCAG ATGTCATAGTGCACAGGTTGCTTGCTGCATCTTTAGATATATACAAGCTTCCGCCAATATTCCAGGACCGACCACAACTTACTAGCATTGCTGACA ATCTAAATTATCGGCATAGGAATGCTCAGATGGCAAGTCGCTCCTCCATAGAACTCCATACTATTATATTTTTCAGAAAAAG GCCTACTGACACTGAAGCCAGAATTGTGAAAATAAGAGCGAATGGGTTCATTGTTTTCGTGCCAAA GTATGGTATTGAAGGTCCAGTGCACCTGACAATGAGAGGTGCAAAAGGAGGGGGAGAATGGGTGGTGGATGAGCAGCAACAGATGATTAAGAAGGTCGACGGGTCGATTTCTTACGGTGTTCTTCAGCCTGTAAAGATTCATATGGAGGTCGTTGAACCCCAACCCAACCGACCTAAACTTCAGCTCACTCTCATTTAA
- the LOC110909144 gene encoding protein PIN-LIKES 7 isoform X2: MPINIGITFLCGGILGWIATKIIRPKPHMEGLLIAMCSTGNLGNILLIIVPAICTQGGSPFGEHSVCKSKGLSYSSFSMALGSFYIWTYTYQLLKSSSLRYTAMKETEDSPPEPNKDTNADEKTQLLNGETQEYIDVVVPLSYSTSDNTQIQPVKTLHQGLLSKDEKEDKSSSSKLKDILHSVLEELLAPPTLGSIVGLVFGATPWLKNLVIGDEAPLRVIQDSVTLLGDGTLPCITLILGGNLIQGLRKANIRPVIIITMICVRYVILPIVGIMVVKAATSLGILPADPLFSFVLLIQYTVPPAMNISTMAQLFNVGQEECSVLTMWSYLAAAFALTGWSTVFMWILT; the protein is encoded by the exons ATGCCAATAAATATTGGGATAACGTTTCTTTGTGGAGGAATTCTGGGGTGGATAGCAACAAAAATAATCAGACCAAAGCCACATATGGAGGGCCTACTCATAGCTATGTGCTCCACAG GAAATTTGGGAAACATTCTTTTGATAATAGTCCCTGCAATCTGCACCCAGGGTGGTAGCCCTTTTGGTGAACATAGTGTCTGCAAGTCCAAGGGACTCTCTTATTCATCCTTCTCAATGGCT TTGGGCAGCTTCTACATCTGGACTTACACTTACCAGTTATTGAAAAGCTCGAGTTTAAGGTACACTGCGATGAAAGAAACCGAGGACTCACCACCAGAACCCAACAAGGACACAAACGCCGATGAAAAAACTCAACTTCTAAATGGAGAAACCCAAGAGTATATCGACGTTGTTGTCCCTTTATCATACTCGACTAGTGACAACACACAAATCCAACCCGTAAAAACTTTACACCAAGGATTGTTAAGCAAGGATGAGAAGGAAGATAAATCTTCCTCAAGCAAACTAAAAGATATACTCCACAGTGTATTGGAGGAACTGTTGGCTCCACCAACCCTTGGATCT ATTGTAGGATTAGTTTTTGGGGCGACACCATGGCTGAAAAACCTTGTGATAGGCGATGAAGCTCCATTACGAGTTATTCAAGATTCCGTTACATTACTCGG GGATGGAACCCTACCATGTATTACTCTTATACTAGGAGGCAACCTTATACAAG GTTTGCGAAAGGCAAACATTAGACCAGTTATCATAATCACAATGATTTGCGTTCGATACGTGATTCTTCCCATTGTCGGAATCATGGTGGTTAAAGCAGCTACTAGTCTAGGAATACTTCCAGCCGATCCCCTATTCAGTTTTGTGCTATTGATTCAGTATACCGTCCCCCCGGCCATGAATATCA GTACGATGGCGCAACTGTTCAATGTGGGACAAGAGGAGTGTTCGGTGCTTACGATGTGGAGTTACTTAGCTGCAGCATTTGCGTTGACTGGATGGTCAACGGTGTTCATGTGGATTTTGACATGA
- the LOC110909144 gene encoding protein PIN-LIKES 7 isoform X1 — protein sequence MGFWSLFTTASMPILEVLLLTALGAIMATQYFNLLSSDTRKSLNKIVFVAFTPSLIFASLAKTVTLEDIISWWFMPINIGITFLCGGILGWIATKIIRPKPHMEGLLIAMCSTGNLGNILLIIVPAICTQGGSPFGEHSVCKSKGLSYSSFSMALGSFYIWTYTYQLLKSSSLRYTAMKETEDSPPEPNKDTNADEKTQLLNGETQEYIDVVVPLSYSTSDNTQIQPVKTLHQGLLSKDEKEDKSSSSKLKDILHSVLEELLAPPTLGSIVGLVFGATPWLKNLVIGDEAPLRVIQDSVTLLGDGTLPCITLILGGNLIQGLRKANIRPVIIITMICVRYVILPIVGIMVVKAATSLGILPADPLFSFVLLIQYTVPPAMNISTMAQLFNVGQEECSVLTMWSYLAAAFALTGWSTVFMWILT from the exons ATGGGGTTTTGGTCGTTGTTTACGACGGCATCAATGCCGATATTGGAGGTGTTGTTACTCACTGCTTTAGGAGCCATCATGGCTACCCAATATTTCAATCTTCTCTCTAGCGACACCCGCAAATCGCTTAATAAG ATTGTGTTTGTGGCGTTTACCCCCTCGCTTATTTTCGCTAGTCTTGCAAAGACCGTCACCCTTGAAGACATTATCTCATG GTGGTTTATGCCAATAAATATTGGGATAACGTTTCTTTGTGGAGGAATTCTGGGGTGGATAGCAACAAAAATAATCAGACCAAAGCCACATATGGAGGGCCTACTCATAGCTATGTGCTCCACAG GAAATTTGGGAAACATTCTTTTGATAATAGTCCCTGCAATCTGCACCCAGGGTGGTAGCCCTTTTGGTGAACATAGTGTCTGCAAGTCCAAGGGACTCTCTTATTCATCCTTCTCAATGGCT TTGGGCAGCTTCTACATCTGGACTTACACTTACCAGTTATTGAAAAGCTCGAGTTTAAGGTACACTGCGATGAAAGAAACCGAGGACTCACCACCAGAACCCAACAAGGACACAAACGCCGATGAAAAAACTCAACTTCTAAATGGAGAAACCCAAGAGTATATCGACGTTGTTGTCCCTTTATCATACTCGACTAGTGACAACACACAAATCCAACCCGTAAAAACTTTACACCAAGGATTGTTAAGCAAGGATGAGAAGGAAGATAAATCTTCCTCAAGCAAACTAAAAGATATACTCCACAGTGTATTGGAGGAACTGTTGGCTCCACCAACCCTTGGATCT ATTGTAGGATTAGTTTTTGGGGCGACACCATGGCTGAAAAACCTTGTGATAGGCGATGAAGCTCCATTACGAGTTATTCAAGATTCCGTTACATTACTCGG GGATGGAACCCTACCATGTATTACTCTTATACTAGGAGGCAACCTTATACAAG GTTTGCGAAAGGCAAACATTAGACCAGTTATCATAATCACAATGATTTGCGTTCGATACGTGATTCTTCCCATTGTCGGAATCATGGTGGTTAAAGCAGCTACTAGTCTAGGAATACTTCCAGCCGATCCCCTATTCAGTTTTGTGCTATTGATTCAGTATACCGTCCCCCCGGCCATGAATATCA GTACGATGGCGCAACTGTTCAATGTGGGACAAGAGGAGTGTTCGGTGCTTACGATGTGGAGTTACTTAGCTGCAGCATTTGCGTTGACTGGATGGTCAACGGTGTTCATGTGGATTTTGACATGA